A genome region from Salvia splendens isolate huo1 chromosome 19, SspV2, whole genome shotgun sequence includes the following:
- the LOC121780223 gene encoding nucleoside diphosphate kinase 3-like, with protein sequence MRSQILRSARSFVSAASKQSSRSFSGGRAAAAAAVVSSRGRAASLCASKSGNAYTGWISSALALPAAAFMLQEQEAHAAATERTFIAIKPDGVQRGLISEIVSRFERKGFKLVAIKIVVPSKGFAEKHYHDLKERPFFNGLCDFLSSGPVIAMVWEGEGVIKYGRKLIGATDPQKSEPGTIRGDLAVVVGRNIIHGSDGPETAKDEIDLWFKPEELVSYTSNSEKWLYGDN encoded by the exons ATGAGGTCTCAGATTCTCAGATCCGCCAGATCCTTCGTCTCCGCTGCTTCCAAGCAGTCCTCTCGTTCATTTTCGG GAGGGAGAGCAGCCGCTGCTGCGGCAGTAGTTTCAAGCCGAGGAAGAGCAGCTTCATTATGTGCGTCTAAGTCAGGAAATGCGTACACGGGATGGATTTCaagtgcccttgcccttccaGCGGCAG CTTTCATGCTACAAGAGCAGGAGGCGCATGCTGCTGCA ACGGAGCGAACTTTCATTGCCATCAAGCCGGATGGAGTGCAAAGAGGACTG ATCTCAGAAATTGTGTCCCGCTTTGAGCGAAAAGGATTCAAGCTTGTGGCCATCAAGATAGTGGTTCCTTCAAAGGGCTTCGCCGAGAAGCATTACCACGACCTCAAGGAAAGACCCTTCTTCAATGGGCTGTGCGATTTCCTCAGCTCTGGACCTGTCATTGCCATG GTCTGGGAAGGTGAAGGAGTGATCAAGTACGGCCGTAAACTCATCGGTGCCACAGACCCTCAGAAATCAGAGCCCGGAACCATCAGAGGAGATCTTGCCGTTGTAGTTGGAAG GAACATAATTCATGGTAGTGATGGCCCTGAGACAGCAAAGGATGAAATCGACCTATGGTTTAAACCCGAGGAGTTGGTGAGCTACACAAGCAATTCAGAGAAGTGGCTCTACGGCGACAACTAG
- the LOC121780390 gene encoding uncharacterized protein LOC121780390 yields MNLQSRWCSSPLLPLPTHHPPKHKTTTHFCFLFPAKKKHYLFPIPKQTAAASNANSQVSSSPEEGSKLASDLFDHELLARVSAAPDAAVALRLISEERGSAGHVTASDCRLIISAALDRGNADLALSVFSAMRSTFGSGWGENATSVERWKWSRPDVHTYTLLVKGLAALLRVSDALRVVDCVCRVGVSPGEEVPFGKVVRCPSCMIAISVAQPQQGIQVVSCSKCRYQYELVSGNILSIESEEISMDVPAWKRALQFLQITKQDIPAAVHSIVVETPSGLARTHRFATETVDLPAQEGERVTVAIAAPLSVYREVGPIKLSARVPNFYPGEPMCLTNHKDGRESRLLRAPRKDAARSMLSPSILFPVLVVLATGDAASGMLDPSLPPLIAAAAFSSLAVGTTLSSVVLPQLNKLPQRLVDVTSIRQQLLSQYDVLQSRIKELKKAAENEVWMLARMCQLENKIYAVGEPSYRARRNRVKRVREGLESSLKTRIELIESYARISSMIEIEVELDVDVVAAEAVSNVENIAQQIEQIMELENLEEKWRLQAEANDEAERLLSSEPLPADQISDR; encoded by the exons ATGAATCTTCAGTCGAGGTGGTGCTCCTCCCCTTTGCTCCCACTCCCCACTCACCACCCGCCCAAACACAAAACCACCACCCACTTCTGCTTCCTCTTTCCCGCCAAGAAAAAGCATTACTTGTTTCCCATTCCCAAACAGACCGCTGCCGCCTCCAACGCCAACAGCCAGGTCTCCTCCTCGCCGGAGGAAGGGAGCAAGCTGGCCTCGGACCTCTTCGACCATGAGCTGCTTGCCCGCGTCTCCGCCGCCCCCGACGCCGCCGTGGCCTTGCGTTTGATTTCGGAGGAGCGAGGCAGCGCCGGCCACGTCACTGCCTCGGACTGCCGCTTGATTATCTCTGCCGCCCTTGATCGTGGCAATGCTGACTTGGCCCTCTCCGTATTCTCCGCCATGCGCTCTACCTTTGGTTCAG GTTGGGGGGAGAATGCTACTTCAGTGGAGAGATGGAAGTGGTCAAGGCCGGATGTACATACGTATACGTTGTTAGTGAAGGGCCTTGCTGCATTACTGAGGGTTTCAGATGCCCTTAGGGTGGTTGACTGTGTTTGCCGAGTGGGAGTGTCTCCCGGTGAAGAG GTTCCTTTCGGTAAGGTGGTGAGATGCCCCAGTTGTATGATAGCCATTTCTGTCGCTCAACCACAGCAAGGCATTCAG GTTGTATCATGTTCAAAGTGTCGTTATCAGTATGAACTAGTTTCAGGGAACATCCTGAGCATCGAATCTGAAGAAATTAG CATGGATGTCCCTGCATGGAAACGAGCGCTACAATTCTTGCAAATTACGAAACAAGATATTCCAGCTGCAGTTCACTCCATTGTg GTGGAGACCCCTTCTGGCTTAGCAAGAACACACAGGTTTGCCACTGAAACGGTCGATCTCCCTGCTCAGGAAGGAGAAAGAGTTACTGTTGCCATAGCAGCTCCATTAAGTGTTTACAGAGAGGTTGGTCCTATAAAGCTGAGTGCAAGAGTTCCAAATTTCTACCCTGGTGAGCCGATGTGCCTGACCAATCATAAAGATGGTAGAGAATCACGATTATTAAGAGCCCCTCGAAAAGATGCGGCCAGATCCATGCTGAGTCCATCTATTTTATTCCCCGTTCTTGTGGTGCTTGCTACTGGTGACGCAGCCTCTGGAATGCTTGATCCTAGCTTGCCTCCATTAATTGCAGCTGCTGCATTTTCTTCTCTCGCTGTGGGTACAACTTTAAGCAGTGTGGTTCTTCCTCAGCTTAACAAG CTTCCACAAAGACTAGTGGATGTAACATCTATAAGGCAGCAGCTATTATCTCAGTATGACGTACTTCAGTCTCGCATCAAGGAATTGAAGAAAGCTGCTGAAAATGAG GTCTGGATGCTTGCTCGTATGTGCCAGTTGGAGAACAAAATTTATGCTGTTGGAGAACCTTCTTATCG tgcTCGAAGAAATAGAGTCAAAAGGGTGCGTGAAGGCTTGGAGAGTTCTCTCAAGACTCGAATTGAACTGATCGAGAGCTATGCTAGa ATATCATCAATGATTGAAATTGAGGTAGAACTGGATGTGGATGTGGTTGCTGCAGAAGCAGTCAGCAATGTG GAAAATATTGCTCAGCAGATAGAGCAAATCATGGAACTTGAGAATCTCGAAGAG AAATGGAGACTGCAAGCTGAGGCAAACGATGAAGCTGAACGACTTCTTAGTTCCGAGCCTCTTCCCGCCGACCAGATTTCAGACAGGTAG